Part of the Arvicanthis niloticus isolate mArvNil1 chromosome 2, mArvNil1.pat.X, whole genome shotgun sequence genome, GAACGTAGCTGTGAACGGTGTTTCAATACAGCTCTATTTACTGAAGCAGACGCCTGGCCTCTGCAGCCACAGTTTGCTAGCATACGTTTTAGACTTGGTTCTTGTCATCTGTGTACAGCATTGCCTCAGGAAACTTCCCTAAACTCTTGCGTCTTTTATAAAAGGAGTATAATACCTCCCCATACACCATGATGTTCAAATGAGGTCCTGTAGGGGGTATGTGTGAAGAGACCGTGTTGTCTAGTGTACTCTGGGAAGATGCTCATGCCCTCGGCTGTTTGCCAGGATCCTAGCTGGGCAAAGCCACGCCTCCAGCATATTTCCCTTTGTGATTCCCCCTCAGATCCTGGGCTTTTCCACCCCTCCAGGCCGGCTCTCAATGATGTCCTTCGTCCTCAACGCCCTCACCTGGTGAGTATCACCAGCTTTACTATTCATTTTGGGGGTCTAATGTCATAACTGAAACATGAGGCAGGCTGGCACTTCTTCTTGGGAGTAGTGAGATGGGTCAAGAGCCTGTTTCTGTGGCCTGGCCCTGTCATGGTCtccattgtggttttgatttaaGTGCAGAGCTCAGCGGTCACTGTAGATGTGCCTGATGGCATACTTTAATGTGGTGTGAGGTGAGGGAAGAATTAGATCAGGAGCCTGGAGAATTGCCTTACATTCTTCCTCTGTGCCATTGCCTGAGTTACTTTTCTCTGCTCCCGGCCCTAGGCTCCTTGTGTCTATACCAGGGGTTGGACTTGGACTTGTTAGCATCCTAGGTCACTCATGACCACTGCTTGTCTTTTGAGGATCAGTTTAGCATAAGGACTTAAGAGCAGACTCACTTGGCTTTGAACCTTACCACTGGTGTTGTGACTTTGGACAGTTTGTCTCCAGTTTGCTCACCAGTAAAGTGCTATAATTCATACAATGTCTTGTTCTTTACATTCTGACTTTACACTGATGGTGGGGAAATGTACACATTTCTGGCTTTTCTTGAATTGTGGGGAAATGAATGGATTCCAGGCTAAGATCGCTTAGATGCAAATAGCATTTTTTGCAGACCAAGTACACTTTCCAGTACCCAGCAGTCTGTACCATTCCTGGGTAGCTGTTTGTCATCAAACTCTCTACCTCACCTCCCTCTGTCAGACCCACTCTTGATGTTACCCAGTAGGTTTTCTAGGCATCTGATAGGATGACCCTTGCTTCTCACTTACCATGCTCACTTCTGACTACCATGATATCATCCTAACTGTTCCCACTTCCCCAACAACCTGATGTAAGGCCAGGACAACCCAGTGACAACTCGCTGCTATCCTCTCCCCACAGTGCCCTGGGCTTGCTGTACTTCATCCGGCGAGGGAAGCAGTGCCTGGATTTCACTGTCACGGTGCATTTCTTTCACCTCCTGGGCTGCTGGCTCTACAGCTCCCGTTTCCCCTCGGCGCTGACCTGGTGGTTGGTCCAAGCTGTGTGCATTGCACTCATGGCCGTCATCGGGGAGTACCTGTGCATGCGGACAGAGCTCAAGGAGATCCCCCTCAGCTCAGCCCCTAAGTCCAATGTCTGAGTTGGGCCCTTTGGACACTCTGCTGCCACTTGGGCCCCATCACCTTGGGGTGCTCAGACCTCCAGATGGGGTCCAGCCCAAGGCTGAGAGGAACCCTGGAAATGTGAAGTCTGTTGGTGGAGAGATAGTGAGGTCCCGTCATAAAGGCAGGTAGCAGCCATGATCACAGATGCAAGAATGGCTTCTGCCTGCCAAAGCCTTGATCTCTGGAGGCCAGTAAGGGACCTCATGGAGGTAGTGACAGATTTGGAACCATGTCACACGAGCCATCATACTGTCACCAgcctgttattttaaaaagaaaacaaaatcaaggaTATCTGATTGGAACAAACCACTCTTCTCGTCGTCTGTCTTACGCCCTGACAGCTGGTACCTTTGCCGTGTTGCCAAACCACAGGGATTCTGTGTGGAGAAACATTTGATTTCTGGGTCCATAGCCACAGAAAGAGATGTAGGTACAAAGTACTAGGCTGCTGACAGAGGACGGCAGGTGGAGCAGGCATCAAGCACAAGAAAAATGCACAGCTGTGCCCTGttacacattgtgtgtgtgtgtgtgtgtgtgtgtgtgtgtgtatgaaagtccAAGAACCCATGACTACTTCCTCACGCAAGAAAAATGCACAGCTGTGCCCTGttacacattgtgtgtgtgtgtgtgtgtgtgtgtgtgtgtatgtgtatgaaagtcCAAGAACCCATGACTACTTCCTCACACAAGAAAAATGCACAGCTGTGCCCTGttacacattgtgtgtgtgtgtgtgtgtgtgtgtgtgtgtgtgtgtgtgtgtgtgtgtgtatgaaagtccAAGAACCCATGACTACTTCCTCCTGTTCCCTGTATGGACTCTACCTTGCTGCTGGCTCTCTGCACAGCAACTCACAGGACACAGAAGATCCCAGCATCCCTTCCAGCCTTAGCTTCATAATAAAAGCCACTGTCTGCTCTCTAGAGATGACCAGGCACCCAGCTTCTACTGGACCTCAGTTGTGGCAAGAGTTTGCTTGCTCTCTTGTTTGTATGCTGCAATGGGGAGAGTATACTAACAGTGCTGGCAGCTAAGGCTGGAGCTTTCTTCCAAGTGGTTTCCTCTGTGAGAGCTGGCAGCTGTCCTTCCTAGGTACATAAATACACTGTTTTCCATACTTTGGCTTGTATTTATGTCATTGTTGGGACCAAGAGAGATCAGCTGTGCACAAAAGCTGTAAATAATTAGTATCCCTCCTTTCCTGGGCCCCAGAGTTATTTCTCCATGCAGGTAAAATGCTAAATGCCAGAGTGTGATAGCACCTGCTTGCCCAAAGAATTGGGAGACTGAAGATGAGtgggatcatgagtttgaggccagcctgggcaacatgacAAACTCAGGGGTTACAGTGAatccctgtctcaagaaaatgagCAAAATATTACATCCCACCCTCTACCTTCCTCTAGGATGCCTGGTATAAACTAAcactcccaaccccacccccagacacacacacttgtgtttcTGAACAAGTACAGTGGCATACATTTTTTGTGAAGTCTTTGTTGTATTTGGTTTCTGGAACTTGCCAGAAGACAGCTGAGTATCACAGCTAAGATGAGGTTTGCTTCCTGCATAGGGAACCCTTCTTGTCTCTTGGCTCTCAGTCCTGTAGAGCAGGGAGTCGGAGCTGGCGGAGTGAGAATCAGAGACTGGAAGTACCTGGGCAAAGGCTAGGTGAGCTAGGGGGATGCCGGGGCTAACCCAGGGTTGTGGGCGTACTGGCTGCAGGGCCTGGGCCCAGCTGGATTGGTGGGTTTCTTCCTTAACACAAACTCTGAAGGCACATGGCTGCACTGAATAGTTTAGGCAGTTGTGTGGCTGCTGCCCCCTTAAGCTGTGGATTCTGTCTCTCCAGGCAGGAACATCTCTTAGTGGCTGTGCTAGCTTTTCCTGCATAggtttagttgttttgtttttttaaatgagagaccTGTATTCTTTGACTGTTAATTTGATTTTTGGAAATTGCAAAATCACCAAAGAAAccaaggtggtttttttttttttttttttttttattccagtaATATTATGTCTGAGCTGAGTGACAGTTGATTAAAAATTACATAACCTTCTCCAGAGGGCAGGGAGACAGGCATATCTCCATAGCTAGCTGGCCATCCTGCCTAGCTGAAATGACAAGTTTCCAGTTCaatgagataccctgtctcaagacagTAGGCAGGGTGTGATAGGGGGAAAATTTTTTTGTATATCCTGCTCTGGgccccacatgtgcacatgcccacactgAACCTCTAGGCACCATATGCATGTAATCCACATGAGTTTTATAACCTTAAGATGTGTGCAGTTTCTAAAGCAACAGTGTGAATGGTTTATAGAGGTGCGTTCCAGCCTTCAGGAGCAATGATAGCTcatcattttaataataaatgcaTCTACAGGATGTTTAACAGGTGCCTATCTAGCAGTGGGCCAGGGACTTGTCTCTTCTCATGTGACACCCTCAGTTGGAAGTCCCCATcattcatatcttacagatgaggaaaccgtGGAACTTGTCAGCCTCAGAATTTGGGCTCTGAAGGTGACATTGAGCTCACAGAGCAGAGAGCAATAATTAGGATGCCTAAGTTCTGGTTGGTCCAGCAGTCTATAACCCTAGAGTCAGACCTTCAGATCTCACTGTATCACCGGAGACTAGGTTGAATAGAACTTTACAAACATAACTAACTATTCAAGAAAAACAGGCAGTGCACAAAGACCACAGGTTAACAAGTGATGTAGGAACGCAGGCCTTGTGTTTATTTCCAGAGGATGAAGGTGGCAATCTAGAACAAACTTACCTCCAGCTTCCTAGTGAATGAACATACCTCCTCTGGAGACCTGAAGGCTTGACCCTGCCTCTCCCTTCACTCTACCTAACACTGAACTCAAGAGATATGTGGGGATTTGTGCACTTGACACTCAAAACAGTTAACCCCAAAAGATGGGGTTGGGTGGGTGTGGCTCAGAGGACACCTCTAACTCCACATTCTAGGCAGCCTTGTTTTGAGCGTTTTTGATCAACTACGTGGAAGCCAGAATGCACTGGCAGACatcttgggggcggggggggggggttgaggggAGGCCCTAGGCCCTCCCAAGTCCTGAAGGGATCATAATTCACAAAGGCTCTCCTGGAAGCTGAGTTTCTGGGGCTCTCCTCTGTGGCTTTGGGGTGACTTCCTTCTGACCAAAGGGCAGTCAGAGACCAAATGTCACGGCTTGTAGGAGAGTGACAAGAGCTAAGGGAAACAGTGTTGAGGCAGGATCGGGGCGTGGGGCCAGAGTGTCCTGGTGCATCCTGCTCTGTGGGAATGCTACTGGCTGGAGGACTAGAGAGCTGCGGTGGAGTGACTGAGTAGAGGCCAGCTTGACTGGAGTGATTGTGTCTCATACTCTAGCCCAACCCCTGCGAAAGACAATGCTGTGGTGTCTCCATGTGACTATACACATTCATTCACGCCTCAGATGGTGCAGTGTCAGCATGGTAGGGGTATACAGTATTGTTCAGGGTACAAGGAAAGCCTACATACTCAGTGTGGAAGGACATCTTTATCACATCTTTCTCATCTACAGCTGGCGGAATCCATGTGTATATGCAGGACTCGGGGCTGTGGAGGGCAGACTGGGCTCATTTATTTAGATTATTGTGAGAATTTCATGAGATAGCACAGATCTGGAAAGTAGGAAATGACCCATGATTCTAAAAGTGAGCAGGCTCGCTGCTGCatacccattttacagaagagaagACTTTTTACCACTCTGTCTCACCCTGGGGGCTCATGAATAGTCTCActtcatccacagagagaggaaacacaaagaatTAAGGAGTTAACAATTCAGCTCAGCGCCACACAGCTCACATTCCAAACTTGATCTAGATAATTGGGGTATCTTTGGAAACTGACAGCTAGTTCCTTATTCAGGCAATTAGGTAGCCACTCACAAGGGAGAAGCAGAACCAAGCCTGGGATGTTACAGCACAGAACTGTGAAGGGAGTTTAGGAACAGGCTAAAATCCCTCA contains:
- the Sys1 gene encoding protein SYS1 homolog isoform X1; its protein translation is MAGQFRSYVWDPLLILSQIVLMQTVYYGSLGLWLALVDALVRSSPSLDQMFDAEILGFSTPPGRLSMMSFVLNALTCALGLLYFIRRGKQCLDFTVTVHFFHLLGCWLYSSRFPSALTWWLVQAVCIALMAVIGEYLCMRTELKEIPLSSAPKSNV